A genomic window from Bacillus rossius redtenbacheri isolate Brsri chromosome 7, Brsri_v3, whole genome shotgun sequence includes:
- the LOC134534100 gene encoding trypsin-1-like — protein MLKLGVILALLVDSLVGQPTLRGNELGGRIVNGTEADIRTIPYVVSLHFKWPAKALLCGGSIIAESWVLSAAHCTRGVNAQSLFVRAGTAKEVIGGRIHYVSKIVNHPDFDESVNPSNDISLLKVAKPFQYTPKIQPVSLAPAGSMLAEGTMLTVAGWGATAEGGDISPTLLEASVPAVSNRVCARAYAQLPISDSMLCAGYRSGGMDACQGDSGGPLVHGNVQVGVVSWGAGCARPGLPGVYTRISAFRAWVRETAGV, from the exons ATGTTGAAATTGGGCGTGATTCTCGCATTGCTGGTCGACAGCTTAG TCGGCCAGCCTACTCTGCGCGGAAACGAGCTCGGTGGAAGAATAGTAAACGGCACTGAAGCAGATATAAGAACAATTCCATATGTG GTCTCCCTGCACTTCAAGTGGCCCGCCAAGGCGCTGCTGTGCGGCGGTTCCATAATCGCGGAGAGCTGGGTGCTGTCGGCGGCGCACTGCACGCGGGG GGTGAATGCACAAAGTCTTTTTGTACGTGCTGGAACAGCGAAGGAAGTGATCGGAGGAAGAATACACTACGTCAGCAAAATCGTAAACCATCCTGATTTCGATGAAAGTGTAAACCCCAGTAATGACATCTCTTTGCTCAAG GTGGCGAAGCCTTTCCAGTACACGCCCAAGATCCAGCCAGTGAGCCTGGCCCCGGCGGGCTCCATGCTGGCTGAAGGGACGATGCTGACGGTGGCCGGCTGGGGCGCCACTGCG GAAGGAGGGGATATTTCTCCGACGCTGCTGGAGGCCAGCGTGCCAGCAGTGTCCAATAGGGTGTGCGCGAGGGCCTATGCACAATTGCCCATCTCCGACAGCATGCTGTGCGCCGGATACAGGAGCGGCGGCATGGACGCCTGCCAG GGCGACTCGGGCGGCCCGCTGGTGCACGGCAACGTGCAGGTGGGAGTGGTGTCATGGGGCGCGGGCTGCGCCAGGCCGGGGCTGCCCGGGGTCTACACCCGGATCAGCGCCTTCCGCGCCTGGGTCAGGGAGACCGCCGGGGTGTAG